From Yersinia hibernica, a single genomic window includes:
- the ttdB gene encoding L(+)-tartrate dehydratase subunit beta, whose product MKKILTTPIKDEDLVDIKAGDVIYLNGTLVTCRDVCHRRLIELKREIPFDLRGKAIFHAGPIVKKNGDKWEMISIGPTTSMRMESFEKEFIEQTGVKLIVGKGGMGPNTEEGCKTHKALHAIFPAGCAVLAATQVEEIEEVHWTELGMPESLWVCRVKDFGPLIVSIDTHGNNLIETNKKLFAEKRDAIVDEICEHVHYIK is encoded by the coding sequence ATGAAAAAAATATTAACGACCCCAATTAAAGATGAAGATTTAGTCGATATTAAAGCCGGCGATGTTATTTATCTCAATGGGACTTTAGTGACATGTCGTGACGTGTGTCACCGCCGCCTAATCGAATTAAAACGTGAAATTCCCTTTGATTTAAGAGGGAAAGCTATTTTCCACGCCGGACCTATTGTCAAAAAGAACGGCGATAAATGGGAAATGATTTCAATTGGGCCAACCACCAGTATGCGAATGGAAAGTTTCGAAAAAGAATTTATTGAACAGACTGGGGTTAAATTAATTGTCGGTAAAGGTGGCATGGGGCCAAATACCGAAGAGGGCTGCAAAACACACAAAGCTTTACATGCTATTTTCCCCGCAGGTTGCGCGGTATTAGCCGCCACTCAAGTCGAAGAAATAGAGGAAGTCCATTGGACAGAACTGGGTATGCCAGAATCACTTTGGGTTTGTCGGGTAAAAGACTTTGGGCCACTTATCGTGTCTATTGATACTCACGGTAATAATCTTATCGAAACCAACAAAAAATTGTTTGCAGAAAAGCGCGATGCCATCGTCGATGAGATCTGTGAACATGTTCATTATATTAAATAA
- a CDS encoding anion permease: protein MAKLNLSWRLLAPILVAIIIVLFPSPSGLPEHAWLYFAIFFGVIVGLILEPVPGAVVAMTGLAIIGVLSPWLLYSPEQLAEPGFKYTAKALSWVVSGFSNSVIWLIFAAFMFGTGYEKTGLGRRIALLLVKKMGHKTLFLGYAIMFSELLLAPVTPSNSARGAGIIYPIIRNLPPLYDSQPNTPGIRKIGSYIMWMGISADCVTSAIFLTAMAPNLLLVGLLKSSSDITLSWGTWFIGMLPLSILLIILVPWLAYVLYPPEIKQGNQVPEWAKKELEIMGPLCRREKIMLVLMIAALVLWIFGSDFIDAAMVGYSVVALMLLTKVITWDDIISNKSAWSVFFWLASLIALATGLNQTGFISWFGHHIAGSLSGFSSTAIMILLVTIFYGLRYFFASATAYTSALAPMMLAAVLMIPEIPLMTFSLMIGAAIGLSSITTPYATGPSPIYYGSGYLPTADYWRLGAIFGVLFLVLLLLTGLIWMPLVI from the coding sequence ATGGCAAAGTTAAATTTGTCATGGCGATTATTAGCACCAATATTGGTGGCTATTATTATCGTTTTATTTCCTTCACCCAGCGGGCTACCTGAGCATGCATGGCTATATTTTGCGATTTTCTTTGGTGTTATTGTTGGCCTTATTTTAGAGCCGGTGCCCGGTGCTGTTGTGGCCATGACAGGCCTGGCTATTATTGGCGTGCTCTCCCCTTGGTTGCTTTATAGCCCAGAACAATTAGCTGAACCGGGCTTCAAATATACCGCCAAAGCATTATCGTGGGTGGTATCTGGTTTTTCAAACTCAGTTATCTGGCTGATATTCGCTGCATTTATGTTTGGAACCGGTTATGAGAAAACAGGTTTGGGCCGACGTATCGCATTGTTATTAGTTAAAAAAATGGGCCATAAAACCCTGTTTCTGGGTTACGCCATCATGTTTTCAGAATTACTTTTAGCACCGGTCACCCCGTCCAACTCGGCACGAGGGGCTGGAATCATCTATCCTATTATCCGCAACCTACCGCCACTTTATGATTCGCAGCCCAATACTCCTGGAATACGAAAAATTGGTTCATACATCATGTGGATGGGTATCAGTGCCGACTGTGTCACCAGCGCAATATTTTTGACCGCAATGGCCCCCAACTTGTTGTTAGTCGGTTTACTCAAGTCCTCATCTGATATCACGCTGTCTTGGGGCACTTGGTTTATTGGCATGCTGCCGCTGAGCATATTATTGATAATTCTGGTGCCATGGTTAGCCTACGTACTTTACCCACCTGAAATTAAGCAGGGAAATCAAGTACCTGAATGGGCCAAAAAAGAGCTGGAGATAATGGGGCCGCTGTGTCGGCGCGAGAAAATAATGTTAGTGCTTATGATTGCCGCACTGGTGTTATGGATTTTCGGCTCCGACTTTATTGATGCCGCGATGGTGGGCTATTCAGTCGTGGCTCTTATGCTGCTAACCAAAGTTATTACTTGGGATGATATCATCAGCAACAAATCAGCTTGGAGTGTCTTCTTCTGGCTAGCATCGCTGATTGCCTTAGCCACAGGGCTTAATCAAACCGGTTTTATCTCTTGGTTCGGTCATCACATTGCCGGTAGTTTGTCCGGTTTCTCATCAACAGCCATTATGATTTTACTGGTCACTATCTTCTACGGCTTGCGTTATTTCTTTGCCAGCGCAACAGCTTATACCTCAGCATTAGCTCCGATGATGCTGGCCGCTGTATTAATGATTCCGGAAATACCTTTGATGACATTCAGCTTGATGATCGGCGCGGCCATAGGCTTAAGTAGCATCACAACACCTTACGCGACTGGCCCGAGCCCCATTTATTATGGTAGTGGTTATTTACCAACCGCTGATTATTGGCGCTTAGGTGCGATATTTGGCGTGTTGTTTCTGGTGCTGCTTTTATTAACCGGATTAATTTGGATGCCTTTGGTTATTTAA